In Eupeodes corollae chromosome 3, idEupCoro1.1, whole genome shotgun sequence, a single genomic region encodes these proteins:
- the LOC129951951 gene encoding ral GTPase-activating protein subunit beta isoform X7, producing the protein MYSEWASLSATIAANSAEAQSSSVLNKFPASAGKEVAVSVVKQLASNLGITQNAEPSHLVKDEEVVWCMDVICFGLSLPLQEHETIKDCVNIYCEWLTAMHPNPRISVPKPICDDPNMYCRKIISHFHNLFVPRQGEILPFLYQPLGADKINRQAVLCHRVLRTLQQTAQISQIMDRETWEALLLFLLAINEILLAPPTVKDDVGDQLCERVLSVLFEVWLLACVRCFPSPSLWKTLQESCALWRHRIALIEQWNRVNLALTSRLIKFMLGPTFPELKISDEDAQLIPSGITNECVAQTWYRFLRTIGNPTALCYPHIISKTSHFMQWALTRDKGAEPYQHPCLLLLPQIFLKAIKGISSQVDAYLGIYQPSHSHDENITNLMDIRSSLSDAIHGSGGSGLNHNTHHLFGFSSGGAGGSSSSKSGAGIASENSGGSSFLSGLSGNTATHALNAIIGHHHHHHSSSASNNSSASSSYGTPLTSTTSGLGSSSVGTGEHLPHSPTPPLQRRLAKSFSVAPSISQQKGLSKAALIGLTTSRSQSTQPPLTPTSGPPSSSSLNSLPSMGSEPRAQLAPNRPTCNSILHLFGEWLFEAAYIGGDSWLVNAKRQASEANKRPSSMVMENRKGSISLSHPNSSSDPANLPRSLTIDKFESGRAEAIGALCKIFCSKKTGEEILPVYLARFYMGLQQCMKIAELKECDETLASILLNSSDLFRLDLDGIHVLLPIFITALEVVLPEKDLKIKSQAMNYNKIELRRASINILLSMLTLPLHFQTLQIRDLNNGPAERSITFIQLKPRLINVLMNALQVETDAQNTHMLLGGLLLTVQDSVNFEEIEMRSDNMPSASPQPGPDTNIFSSDNAHALFVRATYLVCHRLISSWKTDLNVSLAALELLSGLARLQIRDSEQLVAIEEPSQNLTIISTDALECKRAVKWICDYICYQCSRPPPAHSKDLHSTIVAAFQCTSAWLMQHPYLLQDQDCFKTVIEVVELGISGSKSVGKPGEPPKYKDQKELKPVSMRVRDAADILLTIIMEQVGYFPKEFRASETLSSLLDEVSLVKFCNSVDAKTLTREQAVQKFKYFVTENSTILGLLEEPLGNAEDQMPSLTLLLRSPFGRHAWYFEIRYLPRSKSGKKHAPVNPGRPVPMSDPPKVELPPQKHYPDGVEKAVPCAADYSIPTIEQMREQYGTDLMNRWDKLIENQAVLEKLAAEETLRSGETLGPAQECFPPTPVELKGTARLFLSQFGFINYEMDNKFEEIPGYRDLIALDSSRKNFIQDLNYLDKLSVRSHDTVHVFYMKSGQKTADEIIGNMNAENIKTLNHNFGRMLLTLGCPVEVEEHCGWTGSMATSWILRNTDPDAPREKIEDFRFNGKSCVLYWADVSSEIAFVVPSKWNRQKKPQTTEMAGAAAGTSTDGGCLSHSASDKSVWNEKNVSADAATSRPSSSTSTAVGQKPRTLSLELDQTKEPVPPTRRKNITKPLLIPQPPAKIFVVWIESFEDYLNFPIEDLLCYTCTGEESQVSQTPKASDCHVIFLHALQTGLLRVKLQGPSGRMSFATPLVDGMVLSRRVVGNLVRQTAHNMGKRRRLDHDGFQPPHVRRRIKVEDIVQKYKFNFSRHELVAHLFEGAT; encoded by the exons ATGTACTCCGAGTGGGCTTCGCTGTCTGCGACTATAGCGGCCAATAGTGCCGAAGCACAGTCGTCTAGTGTCCTTAATAAATTCCCAGCTTCGGCCGGCAAGGAAGTTGCTGTTTCGGTTGTCAAGCAGCTGGCCTCGAATCTGGGAATAACACAAAATGCTGAACCAAGCCATTTGGTCAAAGATGAAGAG GTTGTTTGGTGCATGGACGTGATTTGTTTTGGTCTATCGCTCCCTCTGCAGGAGCACGAGACCATTAAGGACTGTGTGAACATATACTGTGAGTGGTTGACTGCCATGCATCCGAATCCGAGGATAAGTGTCCCCAAGCCGATCTGTGATGACCCGAATATGTACTGCAGAAAAATCATCAGTCACTTTCATAACCTATTTGTCCCGCGACAAGGCGAAA TCTTACCTTTTTTGTATCAACCTTTGG GTGCAGATAAAATCAATCGTCAAGCGGTCCTCTGCCATCGGGTTCTGCGGACTCTCCAACAAACTGCACAAATATCCCAGATAATGGATCGTGAGACGTGGGAAGCTTTGCTCTTGTTTCTCCTGGCAATCAACGAAATCCTCCTGGCTCCCCCCACCGTCAAAGATGATGTTGGTGATCAACTTTGTGAGCGAGTGCTGAGTGTTCTCTTTGAAGTTTGGCTCTTAGCGTGTGTCCGATGCTTCCCATCCCCATCGCTTTGGAAGACCCTTCAGGAGTCCTGTGCCCTTTGGAGACATCGAATAGCTCTGATTGAACAGTGGAATCGGGTGAATCTGGCTTTAACCTCGAGATTGATAAAATTTATGTTGGGCCCAACATTTCCAGAACTCAAAATCT CCGATGAAGATGCACAATTAATTCCAAGTGGAATAACAAATGAATGTGTTGCACAAACCTGGTATCGCTTCCTACGGACAATTGGCAACCCGACAGCGCTTTGCTATCCTCATATTATAAGCAAAACCTCTCATTTTATGCAATGGGCTCTCACTCGTGACAAAGGAGCCGAACCCTATCAACATCCTTGTCTGCTGCTTCTTCCACAAATTTTCCTCAAAGCTATAAAAGGCATTTCATCTCAGGTTGATGCGTACTTGG GTATCTATCAGCCATCACATAGTCATGATGAAAATATCACAAATCTAATGGACATTCGTTCGTCATTGAGCGATGCCATTCACGGTAGCGGTGGTTCTGGTTTAAATCATAATACGCATCATTTATTTGGTTTTAGTTCTGGTGGTGCAGGTGGTAGTAGTTCTAGTAAATCAGGAGCAGGAATCGCCTCTGAAAATAGTGGTGGTTCTTCGTTTCTTAGTGGCTTAAGTGGCAATACGGCCACACATGCACTTAATGCTATAAttggccatcatcatcatcatcattcgtcTAGTGCTAGTAATAATAGTTCTGCGTCGTCGTCGTATGGAACTCCATTGACATCAACTACATCGGGTTTAGGGAGTAGTAGTGTTGGAACTGGAGAACATTTACCACATTCACCAACGCCACCATTGCAAAGGCGTTTGGCTAAGAGTTTTAGTGTGGCGCCATCAATATCACAACAAAAGG gttTAAGTAAAGCAGCTTTGATTGGATTGACAACATCTCGATCCCAGAGTACCCAACCACCGCTTACTCCCACATCTGGACCTCCATCATCGAGTAGTTTAAATT ctcttcCATCCATGGGATCCGAACCTCGAGCACAATTGGCACCAAATCGTCCCACGTGCAATAGTATTTTACATCTTTTCGGCGAATGGTTATTCGAGGCTGCTTACATCGGTGGTGATTCGTGGTTAGTGAATGCAAAACGACAAGCTTCCGAAGCCAACAAGAGACCATCATCGATGGTAATGGAGAATCGTAAAGGAAGCATTTCCTTGTCCCATCCCAATTCTAGTAGTGATCCTGCGAATCTACCCCGAAGCCTGACCATCGATAAATTCGAATCAGGACGTGCTGAAGCTATTGGTGCGTTGTGTAAGATTTTCTGCTCCAAGAAGACAGGAGAAGAAATTCTCCCGGTCTACTTGGCCCGATTCTATATGGGCCTGCAACAGTGTATGAAAATAGCCGAACTTAAAGAATGTGATGAAACATTGGCTTCGATTTTGTTGAATTCATCAGATTTATTTCGATTGGATTTGGATGGGATTCATGTCCTGTTACCAATATTTATAACCGCCCTGGAGGTGGTTCTGCCTGAAaaggatttgaaaataaaatctcaagcGATGAATTATAACAAAATCGAACTACGAAGGGCGTCAATTAATATCCTCCTGTCGATGTTGACGCTGCCTTTGCACTTCCAGACATTACAAATTCGAGATTTGAACAATGGACCTGCAGAGAG ATCGATTACGTTCATTCAACTGAAGCCGCGCCTCATCAACGTTTTGATGAATGCCCTGCAGGTGGAAACCGATGCACAAAACACCCACATGCTGTTGGGTGGGCTTTTGCTCACTGTTCAGGACTCTGTAAATTTCGAGGAAATCGAAATGAGGTCGGACAATATGCCTTCGGCATCGCCTCAGCCAGGCCCCGACACCAACATCTTTAGCTCAG ATAATGCACATGCTCTGTTCGTGCGGGCCACATACCTTGTGTGTCATCGATTGATTTCCTCATGGAAGACTGATCTAAATGTATCGCTGGCAGCGCTCGAGCTCCTTTCGGGGCTCGCGCGTCTTCAGATCCGGGATTCAG AACAATTAGTAGCAATTGAAGAACCAAGTCAAAATCTAACGATCATTTCCACAGACGCTCTAGAATGCAAGCGAGCGGTGAAGTGGATATGCGACTACATCTGCTATCAGTGTTCGAGGCCGCCGCCTGCTCATAGCAAGGATTTGCATAGCACTATTGTGGCGGCATTCCAATGTACGTCGGCGTGGTTAATGCAACATCCGTACCTGCTGCAGGATCAAGATTGCTTTAAGACGGTGATAGAAGTTGTAGAATTGGGTATATCGGGCTCGAAGAGTGTGGGGAAACCTGGCGAGCCTCCGAAATACAAAGACCAAAAAGAATTGAAGCCCGTGTCGATGAGGGTGCGAGATGCCGCCGATATATTGCTGACAATTATCATGGAACAAGTTGGTTATTTTCCCAAAGAGTTTAGGGCATCGGAGACGCTTTCGTCGCTGTTGGACGAAGTTAGTTTGGTGAAGTTTTGTAATTCTGTCGATGCCAAAACTTTGACCAGGGAACAGGCTGTGCAGAAGTTCAAGTATTTTGTGACGGAGAACTCGACGATTCTGGGTCTGCTGGAGGAACCGCTGGGGAATGCCGAGGATCAAATGCCATCTCTAACGT TGCTTCTTCGAAGTCCCTTTGGTCGGCATGCGTGGTACTTTGAAATACGTTACCTGCCTCGGAGTAAATCGGGGAAGAAACACGCCCCCGTGAATCCAGGACGGCCGGTGCCGATGAGCGATCCTCCGAAGGTAGAGTTACCTCCGCAAAAGCACTATCCCGATGGTGTGGAGAAAGCCGTACCATGTGCGGCAGATTACTCCATACCTACTATTGAGCAAATGCGAGAACAATATGGCACTGATTTGATGAATCGTTGGGATAAGTTGATTGAAAATCAAGCGGTCTTGGAGAAGTTAGCCGCCGAAGAAACTCTAAGATCTGGGGAGACATTGGGTCCTGCTCAAGAGTGTTTTCCACCGACGCCTGTGGAACTGAAAGGAACCGCCCGTTTGTTTCTCTCACAATTTGGATTTATTAACTATGAAATGgataataaatttgaagaaattccaGGCTATAGAGATTTGATAGCTTTGGATTCGTCGCGCAAGAATTTTATCCAAGACCTAAATTATCTGGATAAGTTGAGTGTTCGAAGTCACGATACAGTTCATGTGTTCTATATGAAATCGGGACAGAAGACGGCGGATGAAATCATTGGCAATATGAATGCAGAAAACATCAAGACACTAAACCACAATTTCGGAAGGATGCTTCTGACCCTCGGCTGCCCAGTAGAGGTCGAGGAACATTGCGGGTGGACTGGATCTATGGCGACCAGCTGGATTTTGAGAAATACAGACCCCGACGCGCCTCGCGAGAAGATCGAGGATTTTCGGTTCAATGGGAAGTCATGTGTTTTATATTGGGCTGATGTTAGCTCGGAAATAGCTTTTGTAGTTCCATCCAAATGGAATCGTCAGAAAAAGCCTCAGACTACAGAAATGGCGGGGGCAGCGGCGGGTACATCGACAGATGGCGGGTGTTTATCGCATTCGGCTAGTGACAAGAGCGTTTGgaatgaaaaaaatgtctcaGCTGATGCGGCCACAAGTCGGccttcatcatcaacatcgaCTGCTGTTGGACAAAAACCCAGAACGTTATCTCTTGAATTAGACCAAACCAAGGAGCCAGTGCCACCGACGAGACGAAAAAACATTACCAAACCATTGTTGATACCCCAACCACCTGCGAAGATTTTCGTCGTTTGGATTGAGAGTTTCGAGGATTATCTCAATTTTCCAATTG aggATCTTCTTTGTTACACCTGCACTGGTGAGGAATCTCAAGTATCACAAACTCCTAAGGCCAGCGATTGTCATGTGATCTTCCTGCATGCGCTGCAAACTGGACTGCTGCGAGTTAAGTTGCAAGGTCCTAGCGGACGCATGAGCTTTGCCACTCCTCTAGTCGATGGTATGGTGCTAAGTCGGCGAGTTGTCGGTAATCTGGTGCGACAGACGGCACATAACATGGGCAAACGAAGAAGACTCGATCATGATGG attccAGCCTCCTCATGTTCGACGGCGCATCAAAGTCGAGGATATAGTccagaaatacaaatttaatttttcacgaCATGAACTGGTAGCACATCTTTTCGAGGGAGCAACGTAA
- the LOC129951951 gene encoding ral GTPase-activating protein subunit beta isoform X6, translating into MYSEWASLSATIAANSAEAQSSSVLNKFPASAGKEVAVSVVKQLASNLGITQNAEPSHLVKDEEVVWCMDVICFGLSLPLQEHETIKDCVNIYCEWLTAMHPNPRISVPKPICDDPNMYCRKIISHFHNLFVPRQGEILPFLYQPLGADKINRQAVLCHRVLRTLQQTAQISQIMDRETWEALLLFLLAINEILLAPPTVKDDVGDQLCERVLSVLFEVWLLACVRCFPSPSLWKTLQESCALWRHRIALIEQWNRVNLALTSRLIKFMLGPTFPELKISDEDAQLIPSGITNECVAQTWYRFLRTIGNPTALCYPHIISKTSHFMQWALTRDKGAEPYQHPCLLLLPQIFLKAIKGISSQVDAYLGIYQPSHSHDENITNLMDIRSSLSDAIHGSGGSGLNHNTHHLFGFSSGGAGGSSSSKSGAGIASENSGGSSFLSGLSGNTATHALNAIIGHHHHHHSSSASNNSSASSSYGTPLTSTTSGLGSSSVGTGEHLPHSPTPPLQRRLAKSFSVAPSISQQKGLSKAALIGLTTSRSQSTQPPLTPTSGPPSSSSLNSLPSMGSEPRAQLAPNRPTCNSILHLFGEWLFEAAYIGGDSWLVNAKRQASEANKRPSSMVMENRKGSISLSHPNSSSDPANLPRSLTIDKFESGRAEAIGALCKIFCSKKTGEEILPVYLARFYMGLQQCMKIAELKECDETLASILLNSSDLFRLDLDGIHVLLPIFITALEVVLPEKDLKIKSQAMNYNKIELRRASINILLSMLTLPLHFQTLQIRDLNNGPAERSITFIQLKPRLINVLMNALQVETDAQNTHMLLGGLLLTVQDSVNFEEIEMRSDNMPSASPQPGPDTNIFSSDNAHALFVRATYLVCHRLISSWKTDLNVSLAALELLSGLARLQIRDSARKLTNEQLVAIEEPSQNLTIISTDALECKRAVKWICDYICYQCSRPPPAHSKDLHSTIVAAFQCTSAWLMQHPYLLQDQDCFKTVIEVVELGISGSKSVGKPGEPPKYKDQKELKPVSMRVRDAADILLTIIMEQVGYFPKEFRASETLSSLLDEVSLVKFCNSVDAKTLTREQAVQKFKYFVTENSTILGLLEEPLGNAEDQMPSLTLLLRSPFGRHAWYFEIRYLPRSKSGKKHAPVNPGRPVPMSDPPKVELPPQKHYPDGVEKAVPCAADYSIPTIEQMREQYGTDLMNRWDKLIENQAVLEKLAAEETLRSGETLGPAQECFPPTPVELKGTARLFLSQFGFINYEMDNKFEEIPGYRDLIALDSSRKNFIQDLNYLDKLSVRSHDTVHVFYMKSGQKTADEIIGNMNAENIKTLNHNFGRMLLTLGCPVEVEEHCGWTGSMATSWILRNTDPDAPREKIEDFRFNGKSCVLYWADVSSEIAFVVPSKWNRQKKPQTTEMAGAAAGTSTDGGCLSHSASDKSVWNEKNVSADAATSRPSSSTSTAVGQKPRTLSLELDQTKEPVPPTRRKNITKPLLIPQPPAKIFVVWIESFEDYLNFPIEDLLCYTCTGEESQVSQTPKASDCHVIFLHALQTGLLRVKLQGPSGRMSFATPLVDGMVLSRRVVGNLVRQTAHNMGKRRRLDHDGFQPPHVRRRIKVEDIVQKYKFNFSRHELVAHLFEGAT; encoded by the exons ATGTACTCCGAGTGGGCTTCGCTGTCTGCGACTATAGCGGCCAATAGTGCCGAAGCACAGTCGTCTAGTGTCCTTAATAAATTCCCAGCTTCGGCCGGCAAGGAAGTTGCTGTTTCGGTTGTCAAGCAGCTGGCCTCGAATCTGGGAATAACACAAAATGCTGAACCAAGCCATTTGGTCAAAGATGAAGAG GTTGTTTGGTGCATGGACGTGATTTGTTTTGGTCTATCGCTCCCTCTGCAGGAGCACGAGACCATTAAGGACTGTGTGAACATATACTGTGAGTGGTTGACTGCCATGCATCCGAATCCGAGGATAAGTGTCCCCAAGCCGATCTGTGATGACCCGAATATGTACTGCAGAAAAATCATCAGTCACTTTCATAACCTATTTGTCCCGCGACAAGGCGAAA TCTTACCTTTTTTGTATCAACCTTTGG GTGCAGATAAAATCAATCGTCAAGCGGTCCTCTGCCATCGGGTTCTGCGGACTCTCCAACAAACTGCACAAATATCCCAGATAATGGATCGTGAGACGTGGGAAGCTTTGCTCTTGTTTCTCCTGGCAATCAACGAAATCCTCCTGGCTCCCCCCACCGTCAAAGATGATGTTGGTGATCAACTTTGTGAGCGAGTGCTGAGTGTTCTCTTTGAAGTTTGGCTCTTAGCGTGTGTCCGATGCTTCCCATCCCCATCGCTTTGGAAGACCCTTCAGGAGTCCTGTGCCCTTTGGAGACATCGAATAGCTCTGATTGAACAGTGGAATCGGGTGAATCTGGCTTTAACCTCGAGATTGATAAAATTTATGTTGGGCCCAACATTTCCAGAACTCAAAATCT CCGATGAAGATGCACAATTAATTCCAAGTGGAATAACAAATGAATGTGTTGCACAAACCTGGTATCGCTTCCTACGGACAATTGGCAACCCGACAGCGCTTTGCTATCCTCATATTATAAGCAAAACCTCTCATTTTATGCAATGGGCTCTCACTCGTGACAAAGGAGCCGAACCCTATCAACATCCTTGTCTGCTGCTTCTTCCACAAATTTTCCTCAAAGCTATAAAAGGCATTTCATCTCAGGTTGATGCGTACTTGG GTATCTATCAGCCATCACATAGTCATGATGAAAATATCACAAATCTAATGGACATTCGTTCGTCATTGAGCGATGCCATTCACGGTAGCGGTGGTTCTGGTTTAAATCATAATACGCATCATTTATTTGGTTTTAGTTCTGGTGGTGCAGGTGGTAGTAGTTCTAGTAAATCAGGAGCAGGAATCGCCTCTGAAAATAGTGGTGGTTCTTCGTTTCTTAGTGGCTTAAGTGGCAATACGGCCACACATGCACTTAATGCTATAAttggccatcatcatcatcatcattcgtcTAGTGCTAGTAATAATAGTTCTGCGTCGTCGTCGTATGGAACTCCATTGACATCAACTACATCGGGTTTAGGGAGTAGTAGTGTTGGAACTGGAGAACATTTACCACATTCACCAACGCCACCATTGCAAAGGCGTTTGGCTAAGAGTTTTAGTGTGGCGCCATCAATATCACAACAAAAGG gttTAAGTAAAGCAGCTTTGATTGGATTGACAACATCTCGATCCCAGAGTACCCAACCACCGCTTACTCCCACATCTGGACCTCCATCATCGAGTAGTTTAAATT ctcttcCATCCATGGGATCCGAACCTCGAGCACAATTGGCACCAAATCGTCCCACGTGCAATAGTATTTTACATCTTTTCGGCGAATGGTTATTCGAGGCTGCTTACATCGGTGGTGATTCGTGGTTAGTGAATGCAAAACGACAAGCTTCCGAAGCCAACAAGAGACCATCATCGATGGTAATGGAGAATCGTAAAGGAAGCATTTCCTTGTCCCATCCCAATTCTAGTAGTGATCCTGCGAATCTACCCCGAAGCCTGACCATCGATAAATTCGAATCAGGACGTGCTGAAGCTATTGGTGCGTTGTGTAAGATTTTCTGCTCCAAGAAGACAGGAGAAGAAATTCTCCCGGTCTACTTGGCCCGATTCTATATGGGCCTGCAACAGTGTATGAAAATAGCCGAACTTAAAGAATGTGATGAAACATTGGCTTCGATTTTGTTGAATTCATCAGATTTATTTCGATTGGATTTGGATGGGATTCATGTCCTGTTACCAATATTTATAACCGCCCTGGAGGTGGTTCTGCCTGAAaaggatttgaaaataaaatctcaagcGATGAATTATAACAAAATCGAACTACGAAGGGCGTCAATTAATATCCTCCTGTCGATGTTGACGCTGCCTTTGCACTTCCAGACATTACAAATTCGAGATTTGAACAATGGACCTGCAGAGAG ATCGATTACGTTCATTCAACTGAAGCCGCGCCTCATCAACGTTTTGATGAATGCCCTGCAGGTGGAAACCGATGCACAAAACACCCACATGCTGTTGGGTGGGCTTTTGCTCACTGTTCAGGACTCTGTAAATTTCGAGGAAATCGAAATGAGGTCGGACAATATGCCTTCGGCATCGCCTCAGCCAGGCCCCGACACCAACATCTTTAGCTCAG ATAATGCACATGCTCTGTTCGTGCGGGCCACATACCTTGTGTGTCATCGATTGATTTCCTCATGGAAGACTGATCTAAATGTATCGCTGGCAGCGCTCGAGCTCCTTTCGGGGCTCGCGCGTCTTCAGATCCGGGATTCAG ccAGGAAACTAACAAACG AACAATTAGTAGCAATTGAAGAACCAAGTCAAAATCTAACGATCATTTCCACAGACGCTCTAGAATGCAAGCGAGCGGTGAAGTGGATATGCGACTACATCTGCTATCAGTGTTCGAGGCCGCCGCCTGCTCATAGCAAGGATTTGCATAGCACTATTGTGGCGGCATTCCAATGTACGTCGGCGTGGTTAATGCAACATCCGTACCTGCTGCAGGATCAAGATTGCTTTAAGACGGTGATAGAAGTTGTAGAATTGGGTATATCGGGCTCGAAGAGTGTGGGGAAACCTGGCGAGCCTCCGAAATACAAAGACCAAAAAGAATTGAAGCCCGTGTCGATGAGGGTGCGAGATGCCGCCGATATATTGCTGACAATTATCATGGAACAAGTTGGTTATTTTCCCAAAGAGTTTAGGGCATCGGAGACGCTTTCGTCGCTGTTGGACGAAGTTAGTTTGGTGAAGTTTTGTAATTCTGTCGATGCCAAAACTTTGACCAGGGAACAGGCTGTGCAGAAGTTCAAGTATTTTGTGACGGAGAACTCGACGATTCTGGGTCTGCTGGAGGAACCGCTGGGGAATGCCGAGGATCAAATGCCATCTCTAACGT TGCTTCTTCGAAGTCCCTTTGGTCGGCATGCGTGGTACTTTGAAATACGTTACCTGCCTCGGAGTAAATCGGGGAAGAAACACGCCCCCGTGAATCCAGGACGGCCGGTGCCGATGAGCGATCCTCCGAAGGTAGAGTTACCTCCGCAAAAGCACTATCCCGATGGTGTGGAGAAAGCCGTACCATGTGCGGCAGATTACTCCATACCTACTATTGAGCAAATGCGAGAACAATATGGCACTGATTTGATGAATCGTTGGGATAAGTTGATTGAAAATCAAGCGGTCTTGGAGAAGTTAGCCGCCGAAGAAACTCTAAGATCTGGGGAGACATTGGGTCCTGCTCAAGAGTGTTTTCCACCGACGCCTGTGGAACTGAAAGGAACCGCCCGTTTGTTTCTCTCACAATTTGGATTTATTAACTATGAAATGgataataaatttgaagaaattccaGGCTATAGAGATTTGATAGCTTTGGATTCGTCGCGCAAGAATTTTATCCAAGACCTAAATTATCTGGATAAGTTGAGTGTTCGAAGTCACGATACAGTTCATGTGTTCTATATGAAATCGGGACAGAAGACGGCGGATGAAATCATTGGCAATATGAATGCAGAAAACATCAAGACACTAAACCACAATTTCGGAAGGATGCTTCTGACCCTCGGCTGCCCAGTAGAGGTCGAGGAACATTGCGGGTGGACTGGATCTATGGCGACCAGCTGGATTTTGAGAAATACAGACCCCGACGCGCCTCGCGAGAAGATCGAGGATTTTCGGTTCAATGGGAAGTCATGTGTTTTATATTGGGCTGATGTTAGCTCGGAAATAGCTTTTGTAGTTCCATCCAAATGGAATCGTCAGAAAAAGCCTCAGACTACAGAAATGGCGGGGGCAGCGGCGGGTACATCGACAGATGGCGGGTGTTTATCGCATTCGGCTAGTGACAAGAGCGTTTGgaatgaaaaaaatgtctcaGCTGATGCGGCCACAAGTCGGccttcatcatcaacatcgaCTGCTGTTGGACAAAAACCCAGAACGTTATCTCTTGAATTAGACCAAACCAAGGAGCCAGTGCCACCGACGAGACGAAAAAACATTACCAAACCATTGTTGATACCCCAACCACCTGCGAAGATTTTCGTCGTTTGGATTGAGAGTTTCGAGGATTATCTCAATTTTCCAATTG aggATCTTCTTTGTTACACCTGCACTGGTGAGGAATCTCAAGTATCACAAACTCCTAAGGCCAGCGATTGTCATGTGATCTTCCTGCATGCGCTGCAAACTGGACTGCTGCGAGTTAAGTTGCAAGGTCCTAGCGGACGCATGAGCTTTGCCACTCCTCTAGTCGATGGTATGGTGCTAAGTCGGCGAGTTGTCGGTAATCTGGTGCGACAGACGGCACATAACATGGGCAAACGAAGAAGACTCGATCATGATGG attccAGCCTCCTCATGTTCGACGGCGCATCAAAGTCGAGGATATAGTccagaaatacaaatttaatttttcacgaCATGAACTGGTAGCACATCTTTTCGAGGGAGCAACGTAA